In the Alkaliphilus oremlandii OhILAs genome, one interval contains:
- a CDS encoding efflux RND transporter periplasmic adaptor subunit encodes MKKKIGIGIIVVLMVVAVVYMTNRSTAVEVNMGAAIRGDIWEYVEELGVVKSKNNANVYANAVGTVTDVFVDIGDEIKKGDVLVKLDGEKLSRQIAELESQRSAILAQYNEAKKPTDSRAIEKLDLEIKEIEKRIRTAEEVVRNKKVLYDAGAISNEEYQNALRSLETEGNNLEKVKLDLELMKKPVSENTVIQYEAQLKQLDLQRQALEKSGENFTIVAPIDGTVVSKLVEKGNYLQPGTPVMEIGNMNQLYIESDILVGDIAKVHENAKVVISNKDLGIENLEGVVEKIHPNAFSKISNLGLQQKRVKVDIEMKEAVNNLKPEYDLDVKIIADSKSNTVLIPENAVFNLDEKDCIFVVEKDKAVIREVKQGIKSGRQVEILSGLEEGDRVILSPDKTIKEGIIVKEK; translated from the coding sequence ATGAAAAAAAAGATTGGTATTGGAATTATTGTCGTATTGATGGTAGTAGCAGTGGTGTATATGACCAATAGAAGTACAGCGGTGGAAGTGAACATGGGAGCGGCCATACGTGGGGATATATGGGAATATGTGGAGGAATTGGGCGTTGTAAAATCCAAAAACAATGCAAATGTTTATGCAAATGCAGTAGGTACAGTTACAGATGTGTTTGTAGATATAGGGGATGAAATAAAAAAAGGGGATGTATTGGTAAAACTAGATGGAGAGAAGCTTTCAAGACAGATCGCAGAGCTAGAAAGTCAACGTTCGGCTATCTTAGCTCAATATAACGAAGCTAAAAAACCTACAGATTCAAGAGCTATTGAAAAGCTGGATTTAGAAATTAAGGAGATAGAAAAAAGAATCAGAACAGCCGAAGAGGTCGTCCGTAATAAAAAGGTATTATATGATGCGGGAGCTATTAGCAATGAGGAATATCAAAATGCTTTAAGAAGCTTAGAAACAGAAGGAAACAATTTAGAAAAGGTTAAGCTGGATTTAGAACTGATGAAAAAGCCTGTATCGGAGAATACAGTGATTCAATATGAAGCACAGCTAAAGCAATTAGACCTGCAAAGGCAGGCGTTAGAGAAATCTGGTGAAAACTTTACGATCGTTGCTCCAATAGATGGCACTGTAGTAAGCAAGTTGGTGGAGAAAGGCAATTACTTACAGCCTGGAACGCCCGTTATGGAAATCGGCAATATGAATCAGCTCTATATAGAAAGCGATATTTTAGTTGGCGATATAGCCAAGGTTCATGAAAATGCAAAAGTGGTGATTTCGAACAAAGATTTAGGGATAGAAAACTTAGAGGGTGTCGTAGAGAAAATTCATCCCAATGCCTTTAGCAAGATATCGAATCTAGGGCTTCAACAAAAAAGGGTGAAGGTAGACATTGAGATGAAGGAAGCTGTGAATAATCTGAAACCGGAATATGACCTAGATGTTAAAATTATCGCCGATAGTAAAAGCAACACCGTATTAATACCAGAGAATGCGGTATTCAATCTTGATGAAAAGGACTGTATCTTTGTAGTTGAGAAAGACAAGGCAGTAATAAGAGAAGTGAAGCAGGGAATAAAAAGCGGAAGGCAGGTAGAAATACTGAGTGGATTAGAGGAAGGGGACAGAGTTATACTATCTCCTGATAAAACTATAAAAGAGGGAATCATCGTAAAAGAAAAATGA
- a CDS encoding efflux RND transporter periplasmic adaptor subunit → MFQRTIMIILVVVIILGGGFYAYQQLMPEVQPTDNGPVYSTHAVERGTITVGVNTTGELQPSDGGGIRVSEGLRSAGFSGEIILEELLVKEGDHVYKDQVLATLSAKGLGDAMKDIREKIKTEEDMLMRLTNLSRDKIRSIDPSQGVTVRAPISGRIQDLDIEEGKKIEQGQTITRIVDTSKYKINLRLTPGEYTQVKKGDKVNIHFSNFDGVYEGQITKINTNPVPAGTSEDKAQGYVYRVTVEGLNEGLIQPGMKVRVGLKNALGYTNFFTNNSIVESYVTQDRVASSTEGIITEVHVQDMDEVEEGDPIVSMAGSDVQQTIQDKLEKIRSLESDLRNLESVYPMLEIRSTMDGIVAYTEKQAGQAVSPGDWLGYLYTTSNMGMFTEIDDIDVIYVTQGAKVEVTVDAVPGEVFEGTVRDVSTRGNSSRDGISKFHVFINVVGGPQLRPGMQAKGYIDAGSAEDVLLVPIEAIFQEDNKNKVEILKENGETEVITVELGLMNDRFAEVKEGLNEGDLVVTGSSRDLLPSQEKENSGNNTILPIQVNEEDPEE, encoded by the coding sequence ATGTTTCAACGAACAATTATGATTATATTAGTTGTTGTAATTATATTAGGCGGAGGCTTTTATGCGTATCAACAGCTAATGCCAGAAGTCCAACCAACGGATAATGGCCCTGTATATTCTACCCATGCAGTAGAAAGAGGAACGATAACCGTTGGGGTTAATACGACTGGTGAACTGCAACCTTCGGATGGTGGCGGTATTCGTGTCAGTGAAGGATTACGATCTGCTGGATTTTCAGGAGAGATTATACTAGAGGAACTCCTTGTAAAAGAGGGAGATCATGTATATAAGGACCAAGTTCTCGCTACTTTAAGTGCGAAAGGACTAGGCGATGCAATGAAGGACATCCGAGAAAAAATAAAAACTGAAGAAGATATGCTTATGAGACTTACCAATCTTTCTCGAGATAAAATAAGAAGCATAGATCCTTCACAGGGTGTTACTGTTAGGGCACCGATATCTGGTAGAATACAAGACTTAGATATTGAAGAAGGTAAGAAGATCGAACAAGGACAAACCATCACAAGAATCGTAGATACTTCAAAATATAAAATTAATCTTAGGTTAACTCCTGGAGAATATACTCAAGTGAAGAAAGGCGATAAGGTTAATATTCATTTTAGCAATTTTGACGGTGTCTATGAGGGTCAAATAACTAAAATCAACACAAATCCAGTGCCAGCTGGTACTAGTGAGGATAAAGCACAGGGCTATGTATACCGTGTAACTGTAGAAGGGTTAAACGAAGGACTGATACAGCCTGGTATGAAGGTTCGAGTAGGACTAAAGAATGCACTTGGATATACCAACTTCTTTACAAATAATTCTATTGTAGAAAGCTATGTAACTCAAGATAGAGTTGCAAGCAGTACAGAGGGGATCATAACAGAGGTTCACGTACAGGATATGGACGAAGTTGAAGAAGGAGACCCGATTGTAAGCATGGCTGGATCGGATGTCCAACAAACGATTCAGGATAAATTAGAAAAAATTCGAAGCTTGGAGTCCGATCTTAGAAACTTAGAATCCGTATATCCGATGCTAGAAATTCGCTCCACCATGGATGGGATCGTTGCATATACAGAAAAACAAGCTGGACAGGCGGTAAGCCCTGGAGATTGGCTAGGATATCTATATACCACATCCAATATGGGAATGTTTACAGAAATTGATGATATTGATGTTATTTATGTAACCCAAGGTGCGAAGGTAGAAGTAACCGTAGATGCAGTTCCGGGGGAAGTTTTTGAAGGTACAGTCCGAGATGTTTCTACAAGAGGAAATAGCAGCAGAGATGGAATATCCAAATTTCATGTCTTTATAAATGTAGTCGGTGGGCCACAGCTAAGACCTGGAATGCAGGCAAAGGGATACATTGATGCAGGCAGTGCCGAGGATGTTTTACTCGTTCCGATAGAAGCGATTTTCCAAGAAGATAATAAAAATAAAGTTGAGATATTGAAGGAAAATGGTGAAACAGAAGTTATTACTGTAGAGCTAGGATTAATGAATGATCGATTTGCAGAAGTAAAAGAAGGTTTAAATGAAGGGGACTTAGTTGTAACTGGAAGCAGCAGGGATTTATTACCTAGCCAAGAAAAAGAAAATAGCGGAAATAATACAATACTGCCAATTCAAGTAAATGAAGAAGACCCTGAAGAGTAG
- a CDS encoding ABC transporter ATP-binding protein has protein sequence MALLEITDVARSYKDGQVSVQALKGVTISIEDGEFVSIMGPSGSGKSTLMNIIGCLDKPTAGTYSLANQQVQKMNDWQLANIRNEFMGFVFQQFHLISKLNALENVELPLIYQGVIGKERKQRAKEALEAVGLGERIKHMPSQLSGGEQQRVAIARAIVSNPRLILADEPTGALDSKASKNIMEIFQQLNKERKITIVQVTHERNIGEYGKRIYHLKDGLIDYIEEIQRTELENNA, from the coding sequence TTGGCACTTTTAGAGATAACGGATGTAGCACGAAGCTATAAGGATGGGCAGGTAAGTGTACAGGCGCTGAAGGGCGTTACGATATCCATTGAAGACGGAGAATTTGTTTCTATTATGGGACCCTCTGGATCTGGGAAATCGACATTGATGAATATCATAGGCTGTTTAGATAAACCTACAGCTGGAACCTATTCTTTGGCCAACCAGCAAGTGCAGAAAATGAATGATTGGCAGCTGGCCAACATCAGAAACGAGTTTATGGGGTTCGTCTTCCAGCAGTTCCATTTAATATCAAAGCTAAATGCCTTGGAAAATGTCGAGCTGCCTTTAATTTATCAAGGGGTTATCGGTAAGGAAAGAAAGCAGAGGGCTAAGGAGGCCTTGGAAGCTGTAGGATTGGGCGAGAGAATCAAGCATATGCCTTCCCAGCTTTCCGGTGGAGAGCAACAAAGAGTTGCCATTGCAAGAGCCATCGTAAGTAATCCCAGATTGATTTTAGCGGATGAGCCTACAGGAGCACTGGATTCAAAGGCAAGTAAGAACATTATGGAAATATTCCAGCAGTTGAACAAGGAAAGAAAGATCACCATCGTCCAAGTAACCCATGAGAGAAATATTGGGGAATACGGCAAACGAATTTACCATTTAAAAGATGGGTTGATTGATTACATAGAAGAAATACAGCGTACAGAGTTAGAAAATAATGCGTAA
- a CDS encoding ABC transporter permease — MKKLDVRLLRLIKNSKGQFISISVTIVLALTIYISFSMVADNLNNSILQYYEATNFADVFVEVSKIPKTAIDQLLDIDGIEMAQGRVSADVPLRVANPKEKVTVRMVSLPKEENILNNVFTLEGEELEEHLRTTVVLGQFFDARGMALGDKIIPYIGGTEYALDVIGVVGSPEYIYLMENEQALLPAPEKFGVIYVTDEFAQSSLGFQGSYNEVVIKIDENYRNKIHSIVDAIEDELDRYGVKRIVKREDQLSHSMMMQEVESLETMASSITFLFLMVAGVIINIMLSRIVKNDRIYIGIMKALGYSNSDILSHYTKYSILIGLAGSVIGMILSIPLSVLFTNLYMVYMNIPMFKTKIYYIYFVYGIGLTSIFCILSGLIGARSVLKIFPADAMKPEAPKVGKRFWLEKVKFIWSKISFSWKMVIRNIARNKRRAVFLVLGIALTYSITMVPVFMSSVFDSLFTMQYGELQTMDYNIDFAVPMDRNALLELSKLIDIDYMEPKTEVPLELSRGWRKKAVSVIGIPRDTQLYNFKNLSGVEIKLPQEGIVLSKILAETLDVKIGDEIVIKSFMPDHEEKIVVVKDIIIQYLGSNGYMDIHMMNNVLGEKGVITGALLNANDDVVTKLQNIKNIKQIQSIEDMKNSILEFMDMIIYSMGTMMIFGGILGFAIVYNITIISISERTMEFSSLRVMGFDKKDIYKLITRENGLMALLGIALGMPLGYGMCKGMASAVSTEIYNIPVIISLKSYIITAIATVIFVAVAQLSTIRKIHKLNFMDALKNRVS, encoded by the coding sequence ATGAAAAAATTAGATGTAAGGCTATTGAGGCTAATAAAAAATTCTAAAGGGCAATTTATTTCTATTTCAGTAACCATTGTATTGGCATTAACGATTTACATTTCCTTTAGTATGGTTGCAGATAACCTTAACAATTCAATCCTTCAGTATTACGAGGCTACAAACTTTGCAGATGTTTTTGTAGAGGTATCTAAAATACCTAAAACAGCCATAGATCAGCTTCTGGATATTGATGGAATTGAAATGGCTCAAGGAAGAGTAAGTGCAGATGTACCTTTGCGAGTGGCAAATCCTAAGGAAAAGGTTACTGTAAGAATGGTATCCCTACCAAAGGAAGAGAATATCCTTAATAACGTATTTACCTTAGAGGGAGAAGAATTAGAAGAACATCTGAGGACGACAGTAGTTCTTGGGCAGTTCTTCGATGCAAGGGGCATGGCCCTAGGAGATAAGATCATACCTTATATTGGAGGAACAGAATATGCACTCGATGTAATTGGTGTTGTAGGCAGCCCCGAATATATTTATTTAATGGAAAATGAACAGGCTTTACTACCTGCTCCTGAAAAATTTGGTGTTATATACGTTACCGACGAATTTGCCCAGTCTTCTCTAGGATTCCAAGGCAGCTACAATGAGGTCGTAATAAAGATAGATGAGAATTATCGCAACAAAATCCATAGCATTGTAGATGCAATAGAAGACGAATTGGATCGATACGGTGTCAAAAGAATTGTGAAAAGAGAAGATCAATTAAGCCATAGCATGATGATGCAAGAAGTGGAGTCTTTGGAGACCATGGCATCTTCCATTACGTTCTTGTTCTTAATGGTTGCAGGTGTCATTATTAATATTATGCTATCTAGGATTGTAAAAAACGATAGAATCTATATTGGTATCATGAAGGCACTAGGCTATAGCAACAGCGACATCTTAAGTCATTATACGAAATACTCTATATTAATTGGATTAGCGGGCTCCGTTATTGGTATGATCTTAAGCATACCTCTTTCCGTTCTATTTACGAATCTGTATATGGTATATATGAATATTCCTATGTTTAAAACGAAGATCTATTATATCTACTTTGTCTATGGCATTGGATTAACGAGTATATTCTGCATACTATCTGGGTTAATTGGCGCAAGAAGCGTTCTGAAAATTTTCCCAGCAGATGCCATGAAGCCGGAAGCACCGAAAGTAGGTAAAAGATTTTGGTTAGAAAAAGTTAAATTTATTTGGAGCAAAATCTCTTTTAGCTGGAAAATGGTAATTAGAAACATAGCGAGAAACAAAAGGAGAGCCGTATTTTTAGTTTTAGGAATAGCCTTGACCTATAGCATAACCATGGTGCCCGTATTTATGTCCTCTGTTTTCGACAGTCTATTTACGATGCAATATGGAGAACTACAAACGATGGATTATAATATAGATTTTGCAGTTCCTATGGACCGCAATGCGCTGCTAGAGCTATCTAAGCTCATTGATATAGATTATATGGAGCCAAAGACCGAAGTCCCTTTGGAGCTAAGCAGAGGCTGGCGGAAAAAGGCAGTCAGTGTGATCGGCATACCGAGAGATACTCAGCTGTACAACTTTAAGAATCTATCTGGAGTGGAAATTAAACTCCCTCAAGAAGGGATTGTTCTTTCTAAAATATTAGCAGAGACCCTTGATGTTAAAATAGGGGATGAAATCGTAATAAAAAGCTTTATGCCGGATCATGAAGAAAAGATTGTTGTAGTAAAGGATATTATTATTCAGTATTTGGGAAGCAATGGGTATATGGATATCCATATGATGAATAACGTATTGGGAGAAAAAGGTGTGATTACGGGAGCTTTATTAAACGCCAATGATGATGTAGTGACAAAGCTTCAGAATATAAAAAATATAAAACAGATACAATCGATTGAAGATATGAAAAATAGCATTTTAGAGTTTATGGATATGATTATATATTCCATGGGAACCATGATGATTTTTGGTGGAATTTTAGGTTTTGCTATTGTATATAACATTACGATCATCAGCATTAGTGAAAGAACGATGGAATTTTCATCCTTGCGGGTTATGGGCTTTGATAAAAAAGATATCTATAAATTAATTACTAGAGAAAATGGGCTAATGGCATTACTTGGAATAGCCTTAGGTATGCCTTTGGGCTATGGAATGTGTAAGGGGATGGCATCGGCAGTTTCTACAGAGATCTATAATATTCCAGTAATCATTAGTTTAAAAAGCTATATTATAACCGCAATCGCTACGGTAATATTTGTTGCAGTGGCGCAGCTTTCTACCATTAGAAAGATTCATAAATTAAACTTTATGGATGCTCTTAAAAACAGAGTATCTTAG
- a CDS encoding TetR/AcrR family transcriptional regulator: MNQSKIKYNRLIEKAEELFVNLGYKAVSMDQIAEAAGISKMTIYRYFSSKEELFLKVLDLITARMFGYIEDNIKDIEGTLNKIDGLLKINIEQSRKYSLAFYKDVMEMPYILDKVMKEKKRMATILFEDIIREGMERGEIRQVDEGFVANVLISLMDGFARNFEEISNTKEDIEAFAEKFYDFLKYGLFGRK; this comes from the coding sequence ATGAATCAAAGTAAAATAAAATATAACCGATTAATAGAAAAAGCAGAAGAGCTGTTTGTAAATTTAGGATATAAAGCAGTATCCATGGATCAGATTGCAGAAGCAGCAGGTATTAGTAAAATGACAATTTATCGATATTTTTCTTCGAAGGAGGAACTTTTTTTAAAGGTTTTGGATTTAATTACAGCTAGAATGTTTGGATATATAGAAGACAATATAAAGGACATCGAAGGAACTCTTAATAAAATAGATGGTTTATTAAAGATAAACATAGAGCAATCGAGGAAGTACTCCTTGGCTTTCTATAAGGATGTAATGGAGATGCCCTATATTTTAGATAAGGTAATGAAGGAAAAGAAGAGAATGGCAACGATCCTATTTGAAGATATTATTAGAGAGGGTATGGAAAGAGGGGAGATAAGGCAGGTTGATGAAGGCTTTGTAGCCAACGTTCTAATTTCTTTAATGGATGGTTTTGCAAGAAATTTTGAAGAGATATCCAACACGAAAGAAGACATAGAAGCTTTTGCAGAAAAATTCTACGATTTTCTCAAATATGGCCTATTCGGAAGAAAATAA
- a CDS encoding ABC transporter ATP-binding protein — MGSKVLMKVENISKLYQMGEVTVAAAKNVNLEIYEGEFVVILGPSGSGKSTLLNILGGMDLPTEGKVFMEEEDITNYSDKKLTAYRKDKIGFVFQFYNLMASLTARENVELATEICRDALNIDQVLASVGLEERKDHFPAQMSGGEQQRVAIARAVAKNPALLLCDEPTGALDFETGIRILSLLKDVNRKYNKTIVIITHNMPIGEMADRVIKMRSGEIIETKINENPISPERIEW; from the coding sequence GTGGGAAGCAAGGTTTTAATGAAGGTAGAGAACATTAGCAAACTGTATCAGATGGGTGAAGTAACCGTTGCAGCTGCCAAAAATGTAAATCTGGAGATATACGAAGGAGAATTTGTAGTCATATTGGGACCCAGTGGTTCTGGCAAGAGTACACTGTTGAATATTTTAGGTGGAATGGATTTGCCTACAGAGGGTAAGGTTTTTATGGAAGAAGAGGATATTACGAATTACAGCGATAAAAAGCTAACGGCTTATCGTAAGGATAAAATTGGTTTCGTATTTCAATTTTATAACCTAATGGCAAGTTTAACTGCAAGAGAAAATGTTGAGCTAGCTACAGAAATTTGTAGAGATGCCTTAAACATTGATCAAGTACTGGCGAGCGTAGGCTTAGAAGAAAGAAAGGATCACTTCCCTGCCCAGATGAGTGGTGGGGAGCAGCAACGGGTTGCAATTGCTAGAGCAGTAGCTAAGAATCCTGCATTGCTTTTATGTGACGAACCCACAGGCGCTCTTGACTTTGAGACCGGCATAAGAATTCTAAGCTTACTGAAGGACGTTAACAGGAAATACAATAAGACCATTGTTATAATTACCCATAACATGCCAATAGGGGAAATGGCGGACCGAGTCATTAAAATGCGAAGTGGAGAAATTATTGAAACTAAAATCAATGAAAACCCAATCAGCCCTGAAAGGATTGAGTGGTAA